AAATGCCGCGTACAATGCCAATATGGTGCATGTGAAAGTGGGCGAAACATTGAAGGTGGATGAATTGCTGGAAAAGCTGGTGAGCTGGGGCTTCGAACATTCCGATTTTGTTTACGGCCCCGGTCAGTACGCGGTCCGTGGCGGGATACTGGATATTTATTCCTTCGGCAATGAAAAACCCTACCGCCTGGAGCTTTTCGGAGAGGAGGTAGACTCTATCCGCCTGTTTGACCCGGAAACCCAGCTCAGCGAACGCAAACTCATGCAGGTGACGCTCATTGCCAACATGGATACCCGCGCCAGCACTCACCTTAAGATGAGCCTGCCGGATTTCCTTCCGGAAAACACGGTGGTCTGGATCAAAGACCCGGTATATGTACAGGGCGTAATACAGCAAATGGAACAACGGCTGGACGACTGGTTGCAGACCGGTCAGAAAGTAAAGGCCGGGGAAGAGGAGGAGATGGAAATTGCTGAAGCGGATTTCGTAAAGGGCAGGGAATTGATGGAACTGCTGTTGCAGCGTTCCTGCGTGGTGTTCGGCCCGCATTTTTCTTTTGAGAAAGTCCCGGCCGCCGTAGAGACCTTCCCCTTCAGCACAGCGGAACAACCCGTATTCAACCGGCAGTTCGATCTGTTAATCAAAGACCTCGCACAACATAATACCAATAAATACACGCTCTTCATCTTCGCCGAAAACCCTCGCCAGCTGGAACGCCTGCGCAGCATTTTCGAGGACCTGAAGGCCGATTTTGTCTTTTACCCCATTCCCGTGGCCATCAGCAGCGGATTCATCGATCATGACCTCCGCATCGTCTGTTATACCGATCATCAGATCTTCCAGCGTTTCCATAAATCCAGGGTAAAGCAGGCCTATAACAAGAACAAGGCTATCACGCTGAAAACCCTGCGGGAGCTGCAGGCCGGTGATTTCGTCACGCATATCGATCATGGTGTAGGCGTGTACAGCGGATTGCAGAAGATCGAGGTTGCCGGTAAAATGCAGGAAGCCATCCGCATCATCTACAAAAACAATGATCTGTTGTATGTGAACATCAACTCACTGCACAAGATCAGCAAATATACCGGCAAAGAAGGCGTTGAACCCCGTGTCAACAAACTCGGCAGCGATGCATGGGACAAGCTGAAGGAAAAGGCCAAGACCCAGGTCAAAGACATCGCAAAAGACCTCATCAAACTGTATGCCGCGCGTAAGGCGCAGCAAGGGTTTGCTCACGCGCCGGACACCTATCTTCAAACTGAACTGGAGGCATCTTTCCTGTATGAGGACACGCCCGATCAAAGCAAGGCCGTATCCGATGTGAAGCGCGATATGGAATCCCCCGCCCCCATGGACCGGCTTGTATGCGGCGATGTAGGGTTCGGGAAAACGGAAGTGGCCGTCCGCGCCGCCTTCAAAACCGTTGTGGACGGCAAACAGGCCGCCGTACTTGTGCCCACCACCATCCTCGCTTTTCAGCATTACAAAACGTTTTCGGACCGCCTGAAAGACTTCCCCTGTACGGTCGACTACATCAACCGGTTCAAATCCGCAAAAGAAAAAAAAGAAACCCTGCAGCGGCTGGCGGACGGAAAGATAGATATCATCATCGGTACGCATGCCTTGCTCGGCAAGGATGTGAAGTTCAAAGACCTTGGCGCGATGATCGTGGACGAAGAACAGAAGTTCGGCGTTACCGCGAAGGAAAAGCTCAAAACACTCAAAGTAAACGTAGACACGCTGACACTAACGGCAACGCCTATTCCGAGAACACTGCAGTTCTCGCTTATGGGCGCGCGCGACCTGTCCGTTATCAATACCCCGCCGCCCAACCGTCAGCCCATAGAAACGGAAGTGCAGGTGTTCGACAAGGATGCCATCCGCGACGCGATCTACTATGAAACGGAACGCGGCGGCCAGGTCTACTTCATCCACAACCGCGTGAACGGCCTCCGCGAAATGGCCGGCCTGCTCCAGGAGCTTTGTCCCGATCTGAGCATCGCCACGGCGCACGGTCAGCTGGAAGGGCACAAGCTGGAAGAAGTGATCCTCGATTTTATCGACCGGAAATATGATGTGCTGGTTTGCACCAATATCGTGGAAAGCGGGGTGGATATCTCCAACGCCAATACCATCATCATCAATAACGCCCATCACTTCGGGCTGAGCGACCTGCACCAGTTGCGCGGCCGCGTGGGCCGGAGCAACAAGAAGGCATTCTGTTATCTGCTGGCGCCGCCGATGAGCACACTTCCGGCGGACAGCCGCAAACGCCTGCAAACCCTCGAACAGCACAGTGAGCTGGGCAGCGGCTTCCAGATCGCGATGCGGGACCTGGATATCCGCGGCGCGGGGAACCTCCTGGGCGGCGAACAAAGCGGCTTCATCTCCGAGATCGGCTTCGACATGTACACCAAGATACTTGATGAAGCCATCCGCGAACTGAAACAAACGGAATTCAAAGACCTGTTCAAAGAACAGCTCGAAGAGAAACGGGACTTCATCAGCGATTGCACCATCGATACCGACCTCGAAATACTGATCCCCGATTCCTACGTGGAAAGCATCCAGGAACGCCTGAACCTCTATCAGGAACTGGATAATATCACACAGGAAAACAAATTGCAGGAGTTCGCGGCCGGACTGGAAGATCGTTTCGGACCGACGCCTGATCCGGTGAAAGACCTTTTTACCACCATCCGCTGCAGATGGATGGCCATCGAACTGGGATTCGAAAAGATGATCCTCAAAGAAGAAACGTTGCGCTGTTACTTTATCAACAACCCGGACAGCCCTTATTTCGAATCACCCACATTCCAGCATCTGCTGCATTATATCCAGGCACGCACCAATAACGCCCGGCTGAAGCAGACCGGGAAGAATTTTATGCTGATCGTATCCCGCATCAAAACGATGGATGATCTGTACACCTTCCTGAAAGGCATTATCGATGCGCGCAGCTAAAGAAATGTAACTTATTTTTGCCCGGAACGTTACATGCTGAACAACTCCTTTAAAACTTAAAAAAAAGTTAAAGCCTGCAAGGGCATATGGAAACAAACCTTAACCCTGCATCCTGAGATTGAATTTAAAAAGCAAAACCATGAAAAAATTGACCGTATTATTAATGGGACTCTTTATGACAGCAACATCTTTCGCCCAGACCACCGACAACAAGCCCCCGGTGAAGAAGATCGAAGTGAACGGCTCCGCCGAAATGGAGATCACTCCGGACGAGATCTTTGTGAACATTACCCTGCGGGAGTATATGAACAGGAACACCAAAGTGGCGATCACCACGCTGGAAGCGAAACTGCAAAAGGCCGTGCAGGATGCCGGTATCCGGAAAAGCGATTTCACCATCGAAAATGTATTCGGCTACAATTACGACCAGTGGTGGCGTAAAAAGAAGAACGATGAAGACTTCCTGGCGCGTAAGCAATACCGGCTGAAGCTCAACCGGCTGGACAAGATCAATGGTATCCTTGCGGCAGTGGATGAAGAAGGTATCGAAGCCGTGAATGTAGCTTCTTATACCCACAGCAAAATGGAGGATTTCCGCAAACAGGTGAAAATGGATGCGCTGAAAGCAGCCAAAGCAAAAGCGGAATACCTGCTCGGTGCCATCGATGAAAAGATCGGTGGTGTAATAGAGATCCAGGAGTTCAATACAGACCATTACAGCGATGTGCGCCCGGAAATGGCCAATGTAAGGATGTTCGCCTCCAAGGCTGCCGATGCGGGAGGAGCGCCGGATTCCAACATTGATTTTAAAACGATCAAGATCCGCGCAGAAGTAAAAGCGGTGTTCGGCATAAAATAGTGCGGAAGAAAGGAATAGAAAGAGGGTGTATCCGATGCGGTACACCCTCTTTGCGTTTGCAGTGGTGGCCATGGGCAGAAGCCGCGTGGCCGTTGAATGCCGTTAATGCTGTCTTAAGTTGTCTGTTTTTTCCGGTTGGCTCGCCGTAGCTCGCTGACCGGAATTTTCGTCATAGGTAAAGGGATAAATAGGACAACAGTTGTAAGGTTATTTCAATGTCAATACGGATACTTCAAATTTGCCCTCCGAGACCGTTTTGCTCAGCGAAGGATCATCATCGCTGATGATCACACCGGAAAAAGTGCCTTTCGCCCGGGTCTCCGAGATCGTTTCGAGCTGAATGCTCGCGGCGGCGCCCTCACTGATATTATCGGCAGAATAGATGCCTGCGTACAGGTTGCGCGACCAGGCAATGGAATTCAAAGCCTCGTCACTCAGGGAATAGGTGCCGGTTTTCAGTTGTTTGTCAGGAAAGATCACGTTAACGGTGACCATGTTGTTCTGCGCCGTCAGGCCGGAAATGACCAGGAAAGCGCCGGTTTCTGCGGTATCATGGAGGGTGGCCGTCAGTTGCCGGGTGACCGTATAAAGCGTATCATTCACCTTCAGGGAGAAGGAACCGGCAGCGGTGTTCTTCTCTTTCTCGCAGCTAAAGAACAAACCGGTAACCAGGAGGCCAAGGGCCAGGGTAAGGTGATTACATTTCATAGGATAAATAAAAAATTGAGCGATTATATATAGCAATATATAGTTGTCATCAGAAAAGCCCCCTTTTTAGCGGCCTCCTGGTGCGGTTTTCATACAAGTTTTGATGTTTTTATTGCGGTAACACTGCGGGGTGTTACGTTTGATTGTTTTCGTGTGCAATATAATCTTTATATATAGATTACAGAAATTTTTTATAGATAAAATTTGATATTTGTATGATCCTGATAAAAAAAGAGCCGTTTCGGTTAGAAAACGGCTCTTATACTATGACTTTTTGAAATGTTATGCGTCGATTTTAGCGTATTTGGCATGAGACTCGATAAATTCCCGGCGTGGGGGCACTTCATCACCCATGAGCATGGTAAAGATCCGGTCGGCTTCAAATGCGCTGTCGATCGTCACCTGTTTCAGGGTGCGGGCGTCCGGGTTCATGGTGGTATCCCAGAGTTGTTCTGCGTTCATCTCACCAAGACCTTTATAACGCTGTATGGTTACACTGTCTTCCCTTCCGCTGCCCGCTAGTCTGGCCACAGCTGCTTTGCGCTGTTCTTCCGTCCATGCATAGATATGTTCTTTCCCTTTCTTCACCTGGTATAAAGGTGGCTGGGCGAGGTACACAAACCCTTGTTCCACCATTGCCTTCATATAGCGGAAGATAAAGGTCAGGATCAGTGTGGCGATGTGGCTTCCGTCCACATCGGCATCCGTCATGATGATCAGTTTATGATAGCGGAGCTTGGTGAGGTTCAGTGCTTTGTCATCTTCCGGTGTGCCGATGGTCACGCCAAGCGCTGTAAAGATGTTCTTGATCTCTTCGTTTTCGTAGATCTTGTGTTCCAGCGCTTTCTCCACGTTCAGGATCTTTCCCCGCAGCGGGAGAATGGCCTGGAAATTACGGTTGCGGCCCTGTTTGGCCGTACCACCCGCGGAGTCTCCTTCGACGAGGTAGAGCTCACATTTTGCGGGGTCGTTATCGGAGCAGTCCGCCAGCTTGCCGGGCAGCCCGCTGCCGGTCATCACGCTTTTGCGTTGTACCATTTGCCGGGCCTTGCGGGCGGCTTCACGCGCCTGGGCGGCCAGTACCACCTTGTTAATAATGGTCTTTGCCTCACGGGGATGTTCCTCCAGGTAAGCATCGAGCACACTGGCCACAGCGCTGTCCACAATACCCATTACATCGGAGTTGCCCAGCTTCGTCTTGGTTTGCCCTTCGAACTGCGGCTCGGGAACTTTTACGCTCACGATGCAGCTGAGGCCTTCCCGGAAGTCGTCCCCCGTCACTTCCACCTTGGACTTTTCAAACATCTTGTTCTTGTCGCCATAGGCCTTGAAGACCCTGGTGATAGCCCTGCGGAAGCCGGCTACGTGGGTGCCGCCTTCTATTGTGTTGATATTGTTGACATAAGAGAAAACATGTTCATTGAAGGAGTCATTGTACAATATGGCCACCTCTACTGCTACGTTGGAAGCAGGATCATGTGTTTCGATATAGATGGGGGTAGGTACCAGCGGGTTGCGGCGGCCATTCTTGTCCATCAGTTCCACAAATTCTACAATACCGCCTTCGCTGTAGAATACTTCGCTGAATGCGTTGCCGTTTTCGTCCTTTTCGCGCTCGTCGGTGAGTGTGATGCGGATCTTCCTGTTCAGGAAGGCCAGTTCGCGTAGGCGGCCGGCCAGGGTTTCGCGGTTGTATGTGGTTTCAATGAAAATGGTGGCATCGGGTTTGAAATGCACGATAGTACCGGTAATATCACTGGTTCCGATCTCGCGGACACTGTACTGGGGATGGCCCATTCTGTATTCCTGCTCGAATATCTTGCCCTCGCGGTGAACGGTTACATGCAGCGGGTCGCTCAAAGCGTTCACGCAACTTACGCCCACACCGTGAAGACCACCGGATACCTTATAGGTGTTCTTGTCGAATTTGCCGCCGGCATGAAGCACGGTCATCACCACTTCAAGCGCCGAGCGTTTCTCTTTGGTATGCATGCCGGTGGGGATACCACGGCCATCGTCTTTCACACGTACGGAGTTATCCTCGCAGATCGTCACTTCAATATTCTTGCAATAACCGGCGAGGGCTTCGTCAATAGAGTTGTCCACTACTTCATATACCAGATGGTGTAACCCTTTGACCCCGATGTCGCCAATATACATGGCGGGACGTTTCCGCACGGCTTCCAACCCTTCCAATACCTGAATACTACCCGCATCATAGCCATTGCTAGGGGTAGTTGCTTGCACTAGTTCTTCACTCATATTATTAGCTGAAAATCTTTTTTAAACAAATCAGTAGACAATCGTGCAAAAATAAGCAAAATCAGGCTAATTTCCATGAAAAACAATGCATATTTGAGAGGGGTGGATACTATGTGAATAGCGCATAAACAATGGGGTAACACATTACTTTTTTCGTTTACCCATTGACTCCAGCAAAGGGGTGCCCACGGTCTCTTTTACCCCGGTGAAAATCGTTTTCCAGACCAGGTTGAAGAATGACTTCCGGATATCCCGGCGGAAAACTGGTTTGACCACCCGTACAGCCTCGCCGGGGGAGGGGTTTTCGTTCTTGATAGCCAGCAGGTTCGCGAAAAGGGATGCCAGCCCCTTCCGGCGTTTGTTCCCCTGTTTATCCTCTTCGTCTTTCAACATGCCGATCTTCAGGTTGGAATACAGGAATTTCAATGTGCCGGAAGCGCTTCTTTCATTGCCTTTCATGCTGAATTCCAATTCCCTGATATGCGCTGAACGGATCTGGATATTTCCCATTGCTGTGGTCATACCATTTAATTCCTTTCCGTCCATATTATTCAGCTGCCCGGAAACCGCAAAGGCCCCGTTGGTGTCGCCCAGCGTAAAATCAAAGTGGGCCCGGAGCTTGCCGGTCTGCATCAGGATGGCATGCAGGTCTGCCTTGCAGTGGTTATCTTTCGCCACCGCTGAATCCACATTGGAAATGTTCCGGAAAATGCCGCCGGCATTATGGAACATCACCTTGCCGGTTTCCCCGGTTTCGGCACTGACCTCCGTGTAGGAAATATCCACCCCTTTGACGTTTATCGAATCTATATGGAGCGGCATCTCCATTTTGTGCAGCAACTGGTTGGGGAATTGCCCCAGTTTGTTGCCCGGAGGCATCGGCAGTTTGCGGTTACGGTAGGCGTGCAGTTCACCGCCATTGATGTCGATGGCCTTGACGAAGAATTCCTGCCGCTGGAGGAGACTGATGAAGGGAATGCCCTGGAAGCGCAGTTCCCGGAATGCCAGCTGGAAGCGGTCTTGCTGCGTTTTTATCTGTTTGTCGAAATCAGCCTTGCTATAACGGGGCTCCAGTTTTATCTCTCCTATGTTCATCTCCCGTGCCACGGCATTGTAGCTGATCTTGTTCACATGCAGCCAGTACAGGCTGTCCGGTGTCCGGTAATCCCACTTATCCAGGGTCAACTCAAATTCCCGGGCGTAGAGGAAACGCGCCGGGTCATGCTCACTGATGGAATCTATCTCCACACCCCGGATATTCATGCCCACTCCTTCCAGTTGCGTGATCGCCCTGCTGCTGTCTTTCCGGATCTGCGTAAAGGTCAGTTTTGTGTCAGCCAGGTCGATCCGCCCCACGCTGAAACTGTTGATATTTTCATGAATGGAGGCATACAGGCTTTGCCTTGGCGTGGTATCAACGCTCCGCAGGTCATCTATGATGGTGATCTCCGGATCTTTAACCACAATAGCCTTCACATCCACCTTTTTACCCAGAAAATACCGGAGAACGTTCATTCCGCTGATCTGCAAATGGCTCATTGTGGCATTATACACCGTGGATGGGGCGCGTTGTTCAGCTACCATACGGGCGTACACGGCACTGTCCGGCAAAAGCACCACATTTTCAATGCCCATGCTGCCGGTCAGCAGGTTAAGACTGATCTCCCGGTAGGCAAGGGTATAAAGGCTGTCGGAGCTTTCTTTTACAGAACGGCTCAGCTGTTTGTCCAATATCCCTTTCCAGTGAACGCTCAGATACCATGCAGTACCAAGTATAAGGACTATTAATATAGCCAGTGACATGAGTATGATCTTCCAGATACGTTTCATTATGGACGGTTGTTGCTAAATCTGTACCAAATCAGCTGTTTGGGGGCTGAATTGTAAGGTGTTTGTAAAACTGGTAATATTATAACAACGATTCATTAGTTTTGTGTGGCTTTACATGAAAGAAGTACAGGAAATATTATCAATTGCGATCCCGCAACCAGCGTTGAGCGACCAGCTGCAACTTGCCGAAACGGCCAGTGTGTCAGTGCCCGACTGTCTGGATTACAGCCTGCAGCGCTACGTCTTCGAGCGTCCCCTGCCGGTGGAGGATGTGGCAATGGTGGTATACCAGCCCGCAAAACGTGGACAAACGGCAGCGATAGAGCTGCGTTACTGCGTGGCGGGGAACAAGTATTGCAAGAATCCCAACTGCACGGACGAGGTATGCGCGGGAGGCCATAAAAAGAATGATTGTAATAATAAGCTGCCATCTGTGGATATGATCACGGTGCGTTTTCAGCCGGCTTTTATTCAATCGCTCCAGAAAGGGAACTCCTCCTCCACAATTTTCGAAATGCAGTCCAGAAAGCCTTTTGTGAAAACCATTCAGCTCTGTACCAAATCGAAAGCGGTGCTGGAGCAGATGGTGCATAACAACTATGAAGGTGTGCTGCGGAATATCTTTCTGCAAAGCAAGTCCCTTGAACTGCTCCTGTTCAGCTCCGATCAATTCATCCAGAATGATCCTGATGAACGTTATGGTTGCCGTTTCCTCACCCAGATGGAAGATCGCGGGAAGATCGAGAAAGCCAGAAGCATCCTTTTGGAGCAGCTGGATGCACCGATCACCATCCGGGAGCTGGCCCGCCGGGTAGCGATGAACGAATGTTACCTGAAAAAAGGTTTCAAAGCGATGTTCGGTACTACCATCTATGATTATTTCCAGAAAGAAAGAATGGAAAAAGCGAAAGGCCTGTTATACGAAAAAGGGCTCTCCGTTTCTGAAGTGGCCATCATGATGGGGTATTCCTGTATTTCCCACTTTTCCACGGCTTTCAAAAAACATACAGGCCTTAAGCCATGTGAATTATTGCTCCGCTAAACGAGCCGTGACGTTGCGTTTCCCCGTTTCTTCCCAAGTTGCACGATACATTTTCCCTTTACGATCATTTGTTTTCCCGATTTCGAAAGCCATTTCATGGTGTTTGCCTTTTCTTTGTGCTACGATCATTGGATGTTTATCCGCGGGTCCTTATAAGCTTCCTTATCAGATTTGACCTAAGGAAAAGCTTGCAGACGATAGTAAAGCCATTATAAAGCAGTACCTATCAAACACCACTTGACCTTAAGAGCGGGGACTGCGAGTCAGTAAGTTTTTCCACCGTAATTTGCATAAAGCCGTTACTTTTCAAGTAGCGGCTTTTTCGGTTTTTGAACACAGCAAGCGCGTGTTCGGAACCCATGTTAAAATAACATCACTTTTGGCTAATTTTGTTCATTTCAAACAAAAGAAAAACCCCGCCCAAAAGAGCAGGGTCTGTCCTATTTATCCCTATACCTATGAAATACTTAATTAAATTTCTTTTATTTTCTACTCAACAATAGTGCCAATATCATTCAAAAGTACAGTTTTGGCAGCTCCGTTGTCGTCAATGTTTACCTTATAATAAGCCGCTACATCAGCCCTTTCTATCTTCCATCCATCTTTAACAACGGCGGAAGGATATTTGTTCTGTAAAGTACCCAAAACTGATTCGGGCAGATTATTGCTTGCATATTCGCTGCGGGTAGCGACCCAGGTACCTTCGGTACTATATTCTACTGCAGTTTTTACTCCTTCCTGCTCAAAAGCTGCGATCCAGTTGCCTGATGCAGTCTTTTTCCAGGACGCGTCAGCTTTCCCTGTGAATTGCGCGTTCTGTTGGAAAGCTTCTTTCACAGCGGCCGGAGCCTCTACTTTTTTTGCAGCGGATTTGGTCTTAGATGATTTTTTTTGCGAAAATGCTACGCCGGAAGAAAATATAGCAGCGCATATGATTAACGTTACTTTTTTCATAAAAGATATGGTTTACTGCGTTGTGATCTTTTTCCAATCTAACCAAGAACAATGCCAAAAACGCAAAGAAAGTATAGTTTATTGTAAATTAATTAATTTTTGGTTGAATTTATTCAACAAACCTGTTATTTTTTATGAGCGGTAAGGCCACTCATAATCCTCCCTGTATTTTCGTAACTTTGCACGATTTTAAATACCGTCAATAACAATAAAGGAGAGGAATTGTTTATGTCCAGCAAATATCAGGAATATAATCAGTTGAACTTGCCACAGATAGAACAGGATATACTGCAAGCGTGGGAAGAGCACCAGATTTTTGAAAAAAGTGTATCGATCCGCGAGGGCGCTGCGCCTTTTGTATTCTATGAAGGGCCTCCCAGTGCCAATGGGTTGCCGGGCATTCACCACGTAATTTCCCGCGCCTTGAAGGATCTCGTCTGCCGTTACAAAACGATGCAGGGGTTTCAGGTAAAACGTAAAAGCGGCTGGGATACCCACGGCCTGCCGGTGGAACTTGGTGTGGAAAAAGCGCTGGGCATTACAAAGGAAGATATCGGTAAAAAGATCTCCATTGCTGAATATAATGATACATGCCGCAGAGAGGTATTGAAATATAAGGACCGCTGGGAGGAACTGACCCGTAAAATGGGGTACTGGGTAGACCTGGAACGGCCTTATATCACCTTTGATAATAATTATATTGAAAGCCTCTGGTGGTGTCTGCAACAGCTGTATAAAAAAGGCCTGCTGTACAAAAGCGTCAGCATTCAGCCGTATTCACCCGCAGCGGGTACCGGCCTCAGTTCTCATGAACTGAATCAGCCCGGTACATATAAAGACGTTAAAGACACTACGGTGGTAGCCATGTTCAAAGCCATTGACGCTGAGAACTCCAGGTTCCTGTTTGATGCCGCCGGCTCTGATCAGGTGTTTTTCCTGGCATGGACCACCACGCCCTGGACCCTCCCGTCCAACCTGGGGCTGACCGTTGGCGCCAATATCGAATACCAGTTGATTAAAACATTCAATCCCTATACCAGCCTGCCCATCAACGTTATTGTGGCAAAAGACCTGGCGGGCAAATATTTCAAAGCGGAAGGGGAAAATGCTGATTTTGAAGCCTGGAAACCGGAGGATAAAGTCCTGCCCTGGAAAATCCTGACCGCTTTTAAAGGAAGCCAGCTGGAGAATATCCGTTATGAACAGCTGCTGCCCTATGCCCAACCCGAGGAAGGAGACCCGTTCCGGGTATTGCTGGGAGATTTCGTGACCACCGAGGATGGTACCGGCATCGTGCATACAGCACCTGCCTTCGGCGC
This genomic stretch from Chitinophaga sp. XS-30 harbors:
- the mfd gene encoding transcription-repair coupling factor is translated as MNLQGVLQLFDRDNRLKSLAAGIALPEPRYFHLTGLSGSAANFVAAHAWGSTDANHLIILNDKEEAAYFHNDLEQLTEALDILYFPDSFKKTGQFHELNSSHSMLRTEALMKFTGRNVHKKILVTYPEALWEKVAGNAAYNANMVHVKVGETLKVDELLEKLVSWGFEHSDFVYGPGQYAVRGGILDIYSFGNEKPYRLELFGEEVDSIRLFDPETQLSERKLMQVTLIANMDTRASTHLKMSLPDFLPENTVVWIKDPVYVQGVIQQMEQRLDDWLQTGQKVKAGEEEEMEIAEADFVKGRELMELLLQRSCVVFGPHFSFEKVPAAVETFPFSTAEQPVFNRQFDLLIKDLAQHNTNKYTLFIFAENPRQLERLRSIFEDLKADFVFYPIPVAISSGFIDHDLRIVCYTDHQIFQRFHKSRVKQAYNKNKAITLKTLRELQAGDFVTHIDHGVGVYSGLQKIEVAGKMQEAIRIIYKNNDLLYVNINSLHKISKYTGKEGVEPRVNKLGSDAWDKLKEKAKTQVKDIAKDLIKLYAARKAQQGFAHAPDTYLQTELEASFLYEDTPDQSKAVSDVKRDMESPAPMDRLVCGDVGFGKTEVAVRAAFKTVVDGKQAAVLVPTTILAFQHYKTFSDRLKDFPCTVDYINRFKSAKEKKETLQRLADGKIDIIIGTHALLGKDVKFKDLGAMIVDEEQKFGVTAKEKLKTLKVNVDTLTLTATPIPRTLQFSLMGARDLSVINTPPPNRQPIETEVQVFDKDAIRDAIYYETERGGQVYFIHNRVNGLREMAGLLQELCPDLSIATAHGQLEGHKLEEVILDFIDRKYDVLVCTNIVESGVDISNANTIIINNAHHFGLSDLHQLRGRVGRSNKKAFCYLLAPPMSTLPADSRKRLQTLEQHSELGSGFQIAMRDLDIRGAGNLLGGEQSGFISEIGFDMYTKILDEAIRELKQTEFKDLFKEQLEEKRDFISDCTIDTDLEILIPDSYVESIQERLNLYQELDNITQENKLQEFAAGLEDRFGPTPDPVKDLFTTIRCRWMAIELGFEKMILKEETLRCYFINNPDSPYFESPTFQHLLHYIQARTNNARLKQTGKNFMLIVSRIKTMDDLYTFLKGIIDARS
- a CDS encoding SIMPL domain-containing protein, translating into MKKLTVLLMGLFMTATSFAQTTDNKPPVKKIEVNGSAEMEITPDEIFVNITLREYMNRNTKVAITTLEAKLQKAVQDAGIRKSDFTIENVFGYNYDQWWRKKKNDEDFLARKQYRLKLNRLDKINGILAAVDEEGIEAVNVASYTHSKMEDFRKQVKMDALKAAKAKAEYLLGAIDEKIGGVIEIQEFNTDHYSDVRPEMANVRMFASKAADAGGAPDSNIDFKTIKIRAEVKAVFGIK
- the gyrB gene encoding DNA topoisomerase (ATP-hydrolyzing) subunit B, whose product is MSEELVQATTPSNGYDAGSIQVLEGLEAVRKRPAMYIGDIGVKGLHHLVYEVVDNSIDEALAGYCKNIEVTICEDNSVRVKDDGRGIPTGMHTKEKRSALEVVMTVLHAGGKFDKNTYKVSGGLHGVGVSCVNALSDPLHVTVHREGKIFEQEYRMGHPQYSVREIGTSDITGTIVHFKPDATIFIETTYNRETLAGRLRELAFLNRKIRITLTDEREKDENGNAFSEVFYSEGGIVEFVELMDKNGRRNPLVPTPIYIETHDPASNVAVEVAILYNDSFNEHVFSYVNNINTIEGGTHVAGFRRAITRVFKAYGDKNKMFEKSKVEVTGDDFREGLSCIVSVKVPEPQFEGQTKTKLGNSDVMGIVDSAVASVLDAYLEEHPREAKTIINKVVLAAQAREAARKARQMVQRKSVMTGSGLPGKLADCSDNDPAKCELYLVEGDSAGGTAKQGRNRNFQAILPLRGKILNVEKALEHKIYENEEIKNIFTALGVTIGTPEDDKALNLTKLRYHKLIIMTDADVDGSHIATLILTFIFRYMKAMVEQGFVYLAQPPLYQVKKGKEHIYAWTEEQRKAAVARLAGSGREDSVTIQRYKGLGEMNAEQLWDTTMNPDARTLKQVTIDSAFEADRIFTMLMGDEVPPRREFIESHAKYAKIDA
- a CDS encoding AraC family transcriptional regulator, whose protein sequence is MKEVQEILSIAIPQPALSDQLQLAETASVSVPDCLDYSLQRYVFERPLPVEDVAMVVYQPAKRGQTAAIELRYCVAGNKYCKNPNCTDEVCAGGHKKNDCNNKLPSVDMITVRFQPAFIQSLQKGNSSSTIFEMQSRKPFVKTIQLCTKSKAVLEQMVHNNYEGVLRNIFLQSKSLELLLFSSDQFIQNDPDERYGCRFLTQMEDRGKIEKARSILLEQLDAPITIRELARRVAMNECYLKKGFKAMFGTTIYDYFQKERMEKAKGLLYEKGLSVSEVAIMMGYSCISHFSTAFKKHTGLKPCELLLR
- a CDS encoding PepSY-like domain-containing protein, translating into MKKVTLIICAAIFSSGVAFSQKKSSKTKSAAKKVEAPAAVKEAFQQNAQFTGKADASWKKTASGNWIAAFEQEGVKTAVEYSTEGTWVATRSEYASNNLPESVLGTLQNKYPSAVVKDGWKIERADVAAYYKVNIDDNGAAKTVLLNDIGTIVE